One genomic window of Conger conger chromosome 7, fConCon1.1, whole genome shotgun sequence includes the following:
- the LOC133132244 gene encoding septin-6-like isoform X1 — protein sequence MAATEIAHQAGEATRSVPLSGHVGFDSMPDQLVSKSVSRGFCFNILCVGETGLGKSTLMDTLFNTKFAGEPVQHSQPSVQLQSHTYELEESNVRLKLTVVDTVGFGDQIKKENSYRSIVEFIDAQFEAYLQEELKIKRTLYGYHDTRMHACLYFIAPTGHSLKALDLLTMKQLDSKVNIIPIIAKSDAIAKSELAKFKLKICSELVSNGVQIYQFPTDDETVAEINSTMNVHLPFAVVGSMEEVKFGNKMVKARQYPWGIVQVENESHCDFVKLREMLVRVNMEDLREKTHTRHYELYRRCKLEEMGFKDTDPESKPFSLQETYEAKRQEFLGELQKEEEEMRQTFVLRVKEKEAELKEAEKELHEKYDRLKKLHHEEKKKLEDKRKALEDELNSFKQKKTATELLQSQSQQAGGSTTLKKDKERKNFF from the exons GGAGAAGCAACACGCTCTGTCCCCCTCAGTGGCCATGTTGGCTTTGACAGCATGCCGGACCAGCTGGTCAGCAAGTCTGTCAGCCGTGGCTTCTGTTTCAACATCCTCTGTGTGG GAGAAACGGGTTTGGGGAAGTCTACCCTGATGGACACCCTGTTCAACACCAAGTTTGCCGGGGAGCCGGTTCAGCACAGCCAGCCCAGCGTGCAGCTCCAGTCCCACACCTACGAGCTGGAGGAGAGCAATGTCCGCCTCAAACTCACCGTGGTCGACACCGTGGGCTTCGGAGACCAGATCAAGAAGGAGAACAG TTACAGATCCATCGTGGAGTTCATCGACGCGCAGTTCGAGGCCtacctgcaggaggagctgaagaTCAAACGCACTCTGTACGGTTACCATGACACCCGCATGCATGCCTGCCTGTACTTCATCGCCCCCACGGGACACTCGCTGAAAGCCCTGGACCTGCTCACCATGAAGCAGCTGGACAGTAAG GTGAACATCATCCCCATCATCGCTAAGTCAGACGCCATCGCTAAGAGCGAACTCGCCAAATTCAAATTGAAAATCTGCAGTGAGCTGGTCAGTAATGGTGTGCAGATCTACCAGTTTCCCACCGATGATGAAACAGTGGCTGAAATCAACTCAACAATGAAT GTACACTTGCCTTTTGCAGTGGTGGGGAGCATGGAGGAGGTCAAGTTTGGCAATAAGATGGTGAAGGCACGTCAGTACCCCTGGGGAATTGTGCAGG TGGAGAATGAGAGCCACTGTGACTTTGTGAAGCTGAGGGAGATGCTGGTCCGGGTGAACATGGAGGACCTGCGGGAGAAGACCCACACGCGACACTACGAGCTCTACCGCCGCTGCAAGCTGGAGGAGATGGGCTTCAAGGACACCGACCCTGAGAGCAAGCCTTTCAG CCTGCAGGAGACTTACGAGGCCAAGCGGCAGGAGTTCCTGGGCGAGCtgcagaaggaggaagaggaaatgAGGCAGACCTTCGTCCTGAGGGTGAAGGAGAAAGAGGCCGAGCTGAAGGAAGCCGAGAAGGAG CTGCATGAGAAGTATGACCGTCTGAAGAAGCTGCATcatgaggagaagaagaagctgGAGGACAAGAGAAAGGCTCTGGAGGACGAGCTCAACAGCTTCAAGCAGAAGAAGACTGCCACTGAGCTGCTGCAGTCCCAGAGTCAGCAGGCAGGGGGCTCCACCACCCTCAAGAAGGACAAGGAGAGGAAAAA cTTCTTTTAA
- the LOC133132244 gene encoding septin-6-like isoform X2, translating to MAATEIAHQAGEATRSVPLSGHVGFDSMPDQLVSKSVSRGFCFNILCVGETGLGKSTLMDTLFNTKFAGEPVQHSQPSVQLQSHTYELEESNVRLKLTVVDTVGFGDQIKKENSYRSIVEFIDAQFEAYLQEELKIKRTLYGYHDTRMHACLYFIAPTGHSLKALDLLTMKQLDSKVNIIPIIAKSDAIAKSELAKFKLKICSELVSNGVQIYQFPTDDETVAEINSTMNVHLPFAVVGSMEEVKFGNKMVKARQYPWGIVQVENESHCDFVKLREMLVRVNMEDLREKTHTRHYELYRRCKLEEMGFKDTDPESKPFSLQETYEAKRQEFLGELQKEEEEMRQTFVLRVKEKEAELKEAEKELHEKYDRLKKLHHEEKKKLEDKRKALEDELNSFKQKKTATELLQSQSQQAGGSTTLKKDKERKN from the exons GGAGAAGCAACACGCTCTGTCCCCCTCAGTGGCCATGTTGGCTTTGACAGCATGCCGGACCAGCTGGTCAGCAAGTCTGTCAGCCGTGGCTTCTGTTTCAACATCCTCTGTGTGG GAGAAACGGGTTTGGGGAAGTCTACCCTGATGGACACCCTGTTCAACACCAAGTTTGCCGGGGAGCCGGTTCAGCACAGCCAGCCCAGCGTGCAGCTCCAGTCCCACACCTACGAGCTGGAGGAGAGCAATGTCCGCCTCAAACTCACCGTGGTCGACACCGTGGGCTTCGGAGACCAGATCAAGAAGGAGAACAG TTACAGATCCATCGTGGAGTTCATCGACGCGCAGTTCGAGGCCtacctgcaggaggagctgaagaTCAAACGCACTCTGTACGGTTACCATGACACCCGCATGCATGCCTGCCTGTACTTCATCGCCCCCACGGGACACTCGCTGAAAGCCCTGGACCTGCTCACCATGAAGCAGCTGGACAGTAAG GTGAACATCATCCCCATCATCGCTAAGTCAGACGCCATCGCTAAGAGCGAACTCGCCAAATTCAAATTGAAAATCTGCAGTGAGCTGGTCAGTAATGGTGTGCAGATCTACCAGTTTCCCACCGATGATGAAACAGTGGCTGAAATCAACTCAACAATGAAT GTACACTTGCCTTTTGCAGTGGTGGGGAGCATGGAGGAGGTCAAGTTTGGCAATAAGATGGTGAAGGCACGTCAGTACCCCTGGGGAATTGTGCAGG TGGAGAATGAGAGCCACTGTGACTTTGTGAAGCTGAGGGAGATGCTGGTCCGGGTGAACATGGAGGACCTGCGGGAGAAGACCCACACGCGACACTACGAGCTCTACCGCCGCTGCAAGCTGGAGGAGATGGGCTTCAAGGACACCGACCCTGAGAGCAAGCCTTTCAG CCTGCAGGAGACTTACGAGGCCAAGCGGCAGGAGTTCCTGGGCGAGCtgcagaaggaggaagaggaaatgAGGCAGACCTTCGTCCTGAGGGTGAAGGAGAAAGAGGCCGAGCTGAAGGAAGCCGAGAAGGAG CTGCATGAGAAGTATGACCGTCTGAAGAAGCTGCATcatgaggagaagaagaagctgGAGGACAAGAGAAAGGCTCTGGAGGACGAGCTCAACAGCTTCAAGCAGAAGAAGACTGCCACTGAGCTGCTGCAGTCCCAGAGTCAGCAGGCAGGGGGCTCCACCACCCTCAAGAAGGACAAGGAGAGGAAAAA CTAA
- the LOC133132260 gene encoding ubiquitin-conjugating enzyme E2 A-like: MSTPARRRLMRDFKRLQEDPPAGVSGAPSENNIMVWNAVIFGPEGTPFEDGTFKLTVEFTEEYPNKPPTVRFVSKMFHPNVYADGSICLDILQNRWSPTYDVSSILTSIQSLLDEPNPNSPANSQAAQLYQENKREYEKRVSAIVEQSWRDN, from the exons atGTCAACACCAGCCAGAAGACGTTTAATGAGAGACTTTAAACG GCTTCAGGAAGATCCCCCAGCCGGAGTCAGTGGAGCCCCGTCAGAAAACAATATCATGGTTTGGAATGCAGTCATTTTTGG CCCAGAGGGAACACCTTTTGAAGATG GTACATTTAAACTGACAGTAGAATTCACAGAAGAATATCCCAACAAACCCCCTACAGTTCgctttgtttccaaaatgtttcATCCTAATG TCTATGCAGATGGCAGTATATGTTTGGACATTCTTCAGAATCGCTGGAGTCCTACTTACGATGTGTCTTCAATCTTAACTTCTATACAG tcTCTGCTGGATGAACCGAACCCCAACAGTCCAGCTAACAGCCAGGCCGCCCAGTTGTACCAGGAGAACAAGCGCGAGTATGAGAAAAGGGTGTCGGCCATCGTGGAGCAGAGCTGGCGTGACAattaa
- the LOC133132250 gene encoding ADP/ATP translocase 3 — MSETAISFAKDFLAGGIAAAISKTAVAPIERVKLLLQVQHASKQITADMQYKGIVDCVVRIPKEQGFLSFWRGNLANVIRYFPTQALNFAFKDKYKKVFLDGVDKHTQFWRYFAGNLASGGAAGATSLCFVYPLDFARTRLAADVGKAGTEREFTGLGNCLGKIFKSDGLKGLYQGFNVSVQGIIIYRAAYFGVYDTAKGMLPDPKNTHIVVSWMIAQSVTAVAGLTSYPFDTVRRRMMMQSGRKGADIMYSGTIDCWRKIARDEGGKAFFKGAWSNVLRGMGGAFVLVLYDELKKVI, encoded by the exons ATGAGTGAGACCGCTATTTCATTCGCCAAGGACTTCTTGGCTGGCGGTATCGCAGCTGCCATTTCCAAGACAGCTGTTGCACCCATTGAGAGAGTCAAGCTGCTTCTTCAG GTCCAACATGCCAGCAAACAGATCACTGCTGATATGCAGTACAAGGGCATTGTAGACTGTGTGGTCAGGATCCCAAAGGAGCAGGGCTTTCTGTCCTTCTGGAGAGGGAACCTGGCTAATGTCATCAGGTACTTCCCCACCCAGGCCCTCAACTTTGCCTTCAAGGACAAGTACAAGAAGGTCTTCCTGGATGGTGTCGACAAGCACACCCAGTTCTGGCGATACTTCGCTGGTAACCTGGCCTCCGGGGGTGCTGCTGGAGCCACCTCCCTGTGTTTTGTGTACCCCCTCGACTTTGCCCGAACCCGTCTTGCTGCTGATGTGGGCAAGGCTGGCACTGAGCGGGAGTTCACAGGCCTGGGCAACTGCCTGGGGAAGATCTTCAAGTCGGATGGCCTTAAGGGCCTGTACCAAGGCTTCAATGTGTCTGTGCAGGGAATCATCATCTACAGAGCTGCTTACTTTGGTGTCTACGACACTGCTAAAG GTATGCTGCCGGACCCTAAGAACACCCACATTGTGGTCAGCTGGATGATCGCTCAGAGTGTGACGGCTGTTGCCGGTCTTACGTCCTACCCCTTCGACACTGTCCGTCGGCGCATGATGATGCAGTCCGGCCGTAAAGGAG CTGACATCATGTACAGTGGCACAATTGACTGCTGGAGGAAGATTGCTCGTGATGAGGGTGGCAAGGCCTTCTTCAAGGGAGCCTGGTCCAATGTTCTCCGAGGCATGGGCGGAGCCTTCGTCTTGGTCCTGTATGATGAGCTGAAGAAAGTCATCTaa
- the LOC133132239 gene encoding pre-mRNA 3'-end-processing factor FIP1-like isoform X3, with protein sequence MATELGTSDPTSVPNIVTEPEEDEEHWLYGDENSEKQNEENLPGFEESTQESYGTEEKDTSAQVAKSAEDEDDEDSDSDDDDVKVTIGNIKTGAPSYMAPPMNLSLKPGRGYLAPAAKLPPKGVDLEALGMNGLEAEPEVEADIFEDKPWRKPGADLSDYFNYGFNEETWKSYCEKQRRLQLGLEPNVPLASENKITVQQGRVAVLEKEMEASAVKQDFKMDFPPPPITLSAASRLKAGPPPNRKLGGTIDVIGGQTGAIRRVEGRRREMHEQNPIQVLGEHPTKTQPFVPPAGPPPPPIGAPPPHFMHPPPPVARMPPPLHPPGMPPPAIPGLFPPPMAPPPSLLMPPLDSRCPPSGYSNRAPPAFGYNTADPSYISYPPVSSSHPPWGASLEKGGAAGSGSHWEYGGSRRDRERDREIERERDRERDRTPTTSEYSNEDDRYHYYSHEREFHHAREHSRERSCERIREKEERHRDRRHRDKEESKHKSSKRQHEGEEGESHRRHKHKKSKRNKEEKEEGVGHGEEPEGKD encoded by the exons ATGGCGACCGAACTGGGTACTTCAGATCCGACCTCGGTACCAAACATCGTTACCGAAcccgaggaagatgaggaacaCTGGCTTTATGGGG ACGAGAACTCCGAGAAACAAAACGAGGAGAATTTGCCTGG aTTCGAAGAGTCCACACAGGAGAGCTATGGCACAGAGGAAAAAGACACCTCTGCTCAG GTAGCGAAAAGTGCTGAGGATGAAGACGACGAGGACAGCGACAGTGACGATGATGACGTTAAGGTCACAATAGGGAACATTAAAACTGGAGCTCCCTCATACAT GGCACCACCGATGAACCTGAGTCTGAAACCAGGGAGGGGCTACTTGGCTCCAGCAG CTAAACTGCCACCCAAAGGCGTAGATTTGGAGGCATTGGGCATGAACGGGCTGGAGGCAGAACCAGAGGTGGAAGCAGACATTTTTGAAGACAAACCGTGGCGGAAACCTG GTGCTGATCTTTCTGATTACTTCAACTACGGCTTTAACGAGGAAACGTGGAAATCGTACTGCGAGAAGCAGCGCCGGCTCCAACTGGGGCTTGAGCCCAATGTTCCGCTCGCCTCAGAGAACAAGATCACA GTTCAGCAAGGAAGAGTGGCTGTTTTGGAGAAGGAAATGGAGGCATCTGCTGTCAAGCAGGACTTCAAGATGgacttccctccccctcccatcaCGCTTTCTGCCGCCAGTAGACTGAAAGCTGGGCCGCCCCCAAACAG GAAGTTGGGTGGGACAATCGATGTGATTGGTGGACAGACCGGTGCTATTCGCCGGGTGGAAGGACGCAGGAgagaaatgcatgaacagaatcCAATCCAG GTGCTGGGAGAGCACCCAACTAAAACCCAACCATTTGTCCCACCAGCAgggcccccacccccgcccatTGGTGCTCCTCCCCCACACTTCATGCACCCACCCCCACCTGTCGCACGAATGCCCCCCCCTCTGCACCCCCCAG GTATGCCTCCACCTGCCATTCCAG GGCTGTTCCCACCGCCGATGGCTCCGCCCCCGAGTCTGTTAATGCCCCCATTGGATAG CAGGTGTCCCCCATCTGGCTACAGCAACAGAGCTCCCCCTGCTTTTGGGTACAACACTGCAG ACCCAAGTTACATTAGCTACCCCCCTGTCTCATCGTCACACCCACCATGGGGGGCCTCGCTGGAGAAGGGGGGAGCAGCAGGGAGTGGGAGCCACTGGGAGTATGGGGGCTCTCGCCGGGACAGGGAGCGGGAcagagagatcgagagagagagagaccgcgaGAGGGATCGTACTCCCACCACCAGCGAGTACAGCAA TGAGGATGATCGATATCACTACTACAGTCACGAGCGGGAGTTTCACCATGCACGTGAGCATAGTCGCGAGCGTAGTTGTGAGCGTATCAGGGAAAAGGAAGAGCGTCACAGAGATCGACGGCACAGGGACAAGGAGGAAAGCAAACACAAGTCCTCCAAGCG GCAGCACgagggtgaggagggggagagtcatcgcagacacaaacacaagaagAGCAAACGCAacaaagaggagaaggaggaagggGTGGGGCATGGGGAGGAGCCAGAGGGCAAGGACTAG
- the LOC133132239 gene encoding pre-mRNA 3'-end-processing factor FIP1-like isoform X2, translated as MATELGTSDPTSVPNIVTEPEEDEEHWLYGDENSEKQNEENLPGFEESTQESYGTEEKDTSAQVAKSAEDEDDEDSDSDDDDVKVTIGNIKTGAPSYMAPPMNLSLKPGRGYLAPAAKLPPKGVDLEALGMNGLEAEPEVEADIFEDKPWRKPGADLSDYFNYGFNEETWKSYCEKQRRLQLGLEPNVPLASENKITVQQGRVAVLEKEMEASAVKQDFKMDFPPPPITLSAASRLKAGPPPNRKLGGTIDVIGGQTGAIRRVEGRRREMHEQNPIQVLGEHPTKTQPFVPPAGPPPPPIGAPPPHFMHPPPPVARMPPPLHPPGMPPPAIPGLFPPPMAPPPSLLMPPLDRCPPSGYSNRAPPAFGYNTADPSYISYPPVSSSHPPWGASLEKGGAAGSGSHWEYGGSRRDRERDREIERERDRERDRTPTTSEYSNEDDRYHYYSHEREFHHAREHSRERSCERIREKEERHRDRRHRDKEESKHKSSKRRQHEGEEGESHRRHKHKKSKRNKEEKEEGVGHGEEPEGKD; from the exons ATGGCGACCGAACTGGGTACTTCAGATCCGACCTCGGTACCAAACATCGTTACCGAAcccgaggaagatgaggaacaCTGGCTTTATGGGG ACGAGAACTCCGAGAAACAAAACGAGGAGAATTTGCCTGG aTTCGAAGAGTCCACACAGGAGAGCTATGGCACAGAGGAAAAAGACACCTCTGCTCAG GTAGCGAAAAGTGCTGAGGATGAAGACGACGAGGACAGCGACAGTGACGATGATGACGTTAAGGTCACAATAGGGAACATTAAAACTGGAGCTCCCTCATACAT GGCACCACCGATGAACCTGAGTCTGAAACCAGGGAGGGGCTACTTGGCTCCAGCAG CTAAACTGCCACCCAAAGGCGTAGATTTGGAGGCATTGGGCATGAACGGGCTGGAGGCAGAACCAGAGGTGGAAGCAGACATTTTTGAAGACAAACCGTGGCGGAAACCTG GTGCTGATCTTTCTGATTACTTCAACTACGGCTTTAACGAGGAAACGTGGAAATCGTACTGCGAGAAGCAGCGCCGGCTCCAACTGGGGCTTGAGCCCAATGTTCCGCTCGCCTCAGAGAACAAGATCACA GTTCAGCAAGGAAGAGTGGCTGTTTTGGAGAAGGAAATGGAGGCATCTGCTGTCAAGCAGGACTTCAAGATGgacttccctccccctcccatcaCGCTTTCTGCCGCCAGTAGACTGAAAGCTGGGCCGCCCCCAAACAG GAAGTTGGGTGGGACAATCGATGTGATTGGTGGACAGACCGGTGCTATTCGCCGGGTGGAAGGACGCAGGAgagaaatgcatgaacagaatcCAATCCAG GTGCTGGGAGAGCACCCAACTAAAACCCAACCATTTGTCCCACCAGCAgggcccccacccccgcccatTGGTGCTCCTCCCCCACACTTCATGCACCCACCCCCACCTGTCGCACGAATGCCCCCCCCTCTGCACCCCCCAG GTATGCCTCCACCTGCCATTCCAG GGCTGTTCCCACCGCCGATGGCTCCGCCCCCGAGTCTGTTAATGCCCCCATTGGATAG GTGTCCCCCATCTGGCTACAGCAACAGAGCTCCCCCTGCTTTTGGGTACAACACTGCAG ACCCAAGTTACATTAGCTACCCCCCTGTCTCATCGTCACACCCACCATGGGGGGCCTCGCTGGAGAAGGGGGGAGCAGCAGGGAGTGGGAGCCACTGGGAGTATGGGGGCTCTCGCCGGGACAGGGAGCGGGAcagagagatcgagagagagagagaccgcgaGAGGGATCGTACTCCCACCACCAGCGAGTACAGCAA TGAGGATGATCGATATCACTACTACAGTCACGAGCGGGAGTTTCACCATGCACGTGAGCATAGTCGCGAGCGTAGTTGTGAGCGTATCAGGGAAAAGGAAGAGCGTCACAGAGATCGACGGCACAGGGACAAGGAGGAAAGCAAACACAAGTCCTCCAAGCG CAGGCAGCACgagggtgaggagggggagagtcatcgcagacacaaacacaagaagAGCAAACGCAacaaagaggagaaggaggaagggGTGGGGCATGGGGAGGAGCCAGAGGGCAAGGACTAG
- the LOC133132239 gene encoding pre-mRNA 3'-end-processing factor FIP1-like isoform X1, with product MATELGTSDPTSVPNIVTEPEEDEEHWLYGDENSEKQNEENLPGFEESTQESYGTEEKDTSAQVAKSAEDEDDEDSDSDDDDVKVTIGNIKTGAPSYMAPPMNLSLKPGRGYLAPAAKLPPKGVDLEALGMNGLEAEPEVEADIFEDKPWRKPGADLSDYFNYGFNEETWKSYCEKQRRLQLGLEPNVPLASENKITVQQGRVAVLEKEMEASAVKQDFKMDFPPPPITLSAASRLKAGPPPNRKLGGTIDVIGGQTGAIRRVEGRRREMHEQNPIQVLGEHPTKTQPFVPPAGPPPPPIGAPPPHFMHPPPPVARMPPPLHPPGMPPPAIPGLFPPPMAPPPSLLMPPLDSRCPPSGYSNRAPPAFGYNTADPSYISYPPVSSSHPPWGASLEKGGAAGSGSHWEYGGSRRDRERDREIERERDRERDRTPTTSEYSNEDDRYHYYSHEREFHHAREHSRERSCERIREKEERHRDRRHRDKEESKHKSSKRRQHEGEEGESHRRHKHKKSKRNKEEKEEGVGHGEEPEGKD from the exons ATGGCGACCGAACTGGGTACTTCAGATCCGACCTCGGTACCAAACATCGTTACCGAAcccgaggaagatgaggaacaCTGGCTTTATGGGG ACGAGAACTCCGAGAAACAAAACGAGGAGAATTTGCCTGG aTTCGAAGAGTCCACACAGGAGAGCTATGGCACAGAGGAAAAAGACACCTCTGCTCAG GTAGCGAAAAGTGCTGAGGATGAAGACGACGAGGACAGCGACAGTGACGATGATGACGTTAAGGTCACAATAGGGAACATTAAAACTGGAGCTCCCTCATACAT GGCACCACCGATGAACCTGAGTCTGAAACCAGGGAGGGGCTACTTGGCTCCAGCAG CTAAACTGCCACCCAAAGGCGTAGATTTGGAGGCATTGGGCATGAACGGGCTGGAGGCAGAACCAGAGGTGGAAGCAGACATTTTTGAAGACAAACCGTGGCGGAAACCTG GTGCTGATCTTTCTGATTACTTCAACTACGGCTTTAACGAGGAAACGTGGAAATCGTACTGCGAGAAGCAGCGCCGGCTCCAACTGGGGCTTGAGCCCAATGTTCCGCTCGCCTCAGAGAACAAGATCACA GTTCAGCAAGGAAGAGTGGCTGTTTTGGAGAAGGAAATGGAGGCATCTGCTGTCAAGCAGGACTTCAAGATGgacttccctccccctcccatcaCGCTTTCTGCCGCCAGTAGACTGAAAGCTGGGCCGCCCCCAAACAG GAAGTTGGGTGGGACAATCGATGTGATTGGTGGACAGACCGGTGCTATTCGCCGGGTGGAAGGACGCAGGAgagaaatgcatgaacagaatcCAATCCAG GTGCTGGGAGAGCACCCAACTAAAACCCAACCATTTGTCCCACCAGCAgggcccccacccccgcccatTGGTGCTCCTCCCCCACACTTCATGCACCCACCCCCACCTGTCGCACGAATGCCCCCCCCTCTGCACCCCCCAG GTATGCCTCCACCTGCCATTCCAG GGCTGTTCCCACCGCCGATGGCTCCGCCCCCGAGTCTGTTAATGCCCCCATTGGATAG CAGGTGTCCCCCATCTGGCTACAGCAACAGAGCTCCCCCTGCTTTTGGGTACAACACTGCAG ACCCAAGTTACATTAGCTACCCCCCTGTCTCATCGTCACACCCACCATGGGGGGCCTCGCTGGAGAAGGGGGGAGCAGCAGGGAGTGGGAGCCACTGGGAGTATGGGGGCTCTCGCCGGGACAGGGAGCGGGAcagagagatcgagagagagagagaccgcgaGAGGGATCGTACTCCCACCACCAGCGAGTACAGCAA TGAGGATGATCGATATCACTACTACAGTCACGAGCGGGAGTTTCACCATGCACGTGAGCATAGTCGCGAGCGTAGTTGTGAGCGTATCAGGGAAAAGGAAGAGCGTCACAGAGATCGACGGCACAGGGACAAGGAGGAAAGCAAACACAAGTCCTCCAAGCG CAGGCAGCACgagggtgaggagggggagagtcatcgcagacacaaacacaagaagAGCAAACGCAacaaagaggagaaggaggaagggGTGGGGCATGGGGAGGAGCCAGAGGGCAAGGACTAG